A single window of Salmo salar chromosome ssa21, Ssal_v3.1, whole genome shotgun sequence DNA harbors:
- the dapl1 gene encoding death-associated protein-like 1, whose amino-acid sequence MVQLSKSEMRESLELKAGHPPAVKAGGKRVAKKSYEESHAHHHVNPEREHKVPKPRSAASSSRMQLVSVLMSGTLDKLAHDFPETPVSVKHSRLRPALEKAHSPAFKSTFCIQQPKKF is encoded by the exons ATGGTTCAGCTATCTAAATCTGAAATGAGAGAGAGCCTTGAATTGAAGGCTGGCCatcctccagcag TGAAGGCTGGGGGGAAGCGAGTGGCCAAGAAGAGCTATGAGGAGAGTCATGCCCACCACCATGTGAACCCAGAGCGGGAACACAAGGTTCCCAAACCCAG ATCTGCAGCCTCGTCCAGCCGAATGCAGCTAGTCAGTGTCTTGATGTCAGGAACACTTGACAAG TTGGCACATGACTTCCCAGAGACCCCAGTAAGTGTGAAACACAGCAGACTCAGACCTGCTTTGGAGAAGGCACACTCGCCAGCTTTCAAGTCTACCTTCTGCATCCAGCAACCGAAAAAGTTCTGA